CCTGACCCCACCCGATCGGGTGGGAGGGCCAACCGCGATCCGGCGTTCTCACGGCAGGCCGCCGCCGTCCGCGCGGGTGAATGAGGGCTGATCAGGCTGCGGCAGGCTCCGTCGCCTTCGACGCTGTGTCCATGAAGATCCGACGCGTACTTGCATCCCTGGCCGTCATGGCCCCGTTGCTCGCAGCGGTCCCCACCGCGGCGGCGGCCGTACCCCCGCCGCCCGCCAACCGGGACATCTGCAAGCGCCCAGGCGGCTACTACCAGCACAAGCAGGACGGCCGCTACTTCTACCAGTGCGACAACGCCTACCGTCCCTACCGGCACCGCTGCCCCGACGGCCTGCTGTTCAACGAGGAGGCCCGGCCCGGGCCGGTCTGTGACTGGCCCGACCAGGTCTACACCCACGGCCCGCGCCCCGCCGTGACCGCGCTGCGCGCCGAGCCCGCCCTCTACGATCCCGCCAAGCGCCAGGTCACCGGGCTCACCGCGATCATGAAGCAGGGGCTCATCGGCGAGAAGATCACCTTCACCACGATGACCGGTGTGGTGCTGTGCACCGCCACCACCGACAAGCCCGGCGGGTTCAACACCCCGGGACCCGACACGATCAGCAGCGCGTCGTGCAACAGCAAGACCGGGCTGACCATTCCGGCCGACACCCTGCTGCGCGGATACAAGGCCGTGTACGCCGAGAACTCCGAGACCGCCCACCCGGACCAGGCCACCGGCAGCATCAAGCGGAAGTCTTGAAACCGTAGGCTGACGGGCCGACCGGCCGACCGGCCGCGGTTCG
This is a stretch of genomic DNA from Streptomyces sp. NBC_00536. It encodes these proteins:
- a CDS encoding chitin binding peritrophin-A domain-containing protein, with amino-acid sequence MKIRRVLASLAVMAPLLAAVPTAAAAVPPPPANRDICKRPGGYYQHKQDGRYFYQCDNAYRPYRHRCPDGLLFNEEARPGPVCDWPDQVYTHGPRPAVTALRAEPALYDPAKRQVTGLTAIMKQGLIGEKITFTTMTGVVLCTATTDKPGGFNTPGPDTISSASCNSKTGLTIPADTLLRGYKAVYAENSETAHPDQATGSIKRKS